GCTGGCAGGAGGAATAGGATGCGGCTCGGCATCATTTCCGACACCCACGGCATGCTGCGGCCGGAGGTGTTCGACGTCTTCAAAGAAGTCGATTTGATTCTGCACGCCGGCGACATCGGCCCACCGGAGCTGCTCACCGAGCTGGAGGCGATTGCTCCGGTGCTGGCTGTCTGGGGCAACACGGATGATTTCGACATCCGCGCCCGGGTGCCCGAGGTAGTCGCGACCGAGATCGACGGGTTTCGCTTCGTGATCGTACATGGGCATCAGCT
This portion of the Gemmatimonadales bacterium genome encodes:
- a CDS encoding metallophosphoesterase family protein; its protein translation is MRLGIISDTHGMLRPEVFDVFKEVDLILHAGDIGPPELLTELEAIAPVLAVWGNTDDFDIRARVPEVVATEIDGFRFVIVHGHQLDRRPTPEGLHQAYPDAEVIIFGHTHLPLLTTVDMVVTVMNPGGAGARRHDLPASVGIMELEAGIPPRARLVPLTAADED